In Sinorhizobium mexicanum, one DNA window encodes the following:
- a CDS encoding response regulator transcription factor: protein MERMKAQHARPLVLICSDNADFYVLLSHILVREGFQTILVGDDDVFEQASVKEVTAIILDSAREPSITLTACAAIKGTDATSHIPTIALVSAGDERHYLNLLKAGIDENFVRPVSPARLLAYLSSLVQSGANRPRPAGENPTPTVGFGALKLDEGRRTVSYGDREIQLGPIEFKLLRRLFESPGRVFSRLELIEAAWPPNIYVQARTVDVHVGRLRRSLQRLTGLALIRTVRAAGYAINI from the coding sequence ATGGAACGCATGAAGGCTCAACACGCAAGACCACTGGTTCTTATCTGCTCCGACAACGCAGATTTCTACGTGCTACTTTCCCATATCCTTGTGCGTGAAGGCTTCCAGACGATCCTGGTGGGCGACGATGATGTCTTCGAGCAGGCGTCGGTGAAGGAAGTTACCGCAATCATCCTAGATTCGGCGAGAGAGCCCAGCATCACGCTGACAGCTTGCGCGGCGATTAAGGGCACGGATGCGACCTCGCACATTCCAACGATTGCACTCGTTTCAGCAGGCGATGAGCGTCACTATCTCAATTTGCTCAAGGCGGGAATCGACGAAAACTTCGTCCGGCCGGTCTCGCCCGCGAGACTACTCGCATATCTTAGTTCCCTCGTCCAAAGCGGGGCAAACCGTCCGCGACCAGCGGGGGAGAACCCAACTCCCACGGTTGGATTTGGCGCCCTCAAATTGGATGAGGGTCGCCGCACTGTGTCCTATGGTGACCGCGAGATCCAACTCGGACCGATCGAATTCAAGTTGTTGCGCCGGTTGTTCGAATCACCGGGCCGGGTCTTCAGCCGTCTGGAACTGATCGAAGCAGCGTGGCCACCGAATATTTATGTTCAGGCACGTACCGTTGACGTCCATGTTGGACGACTGCGTCGCTCGCTGCAGCGCCTGACGGGGCTGGCTCTCATCCGCACCGTCCGGGCTGCGGGCTATGCGATCAATATTTGA
- a CDS encoding response regulator transcription factor, with protein MTAGILIQTENVQLFLLLKHILAAERFEVGICSHPRELLDAIHAETPAAVLLDCSNRNGDLPDVCRRIKAARGGNIAIAAFANAPNADHGLTRVAGIDAVICSPFDPAVLLDFLTRLRASMPSRLDITPETVLRYADVVMNVAGVRVTRNGHVVDLTALQFRLLLHLMRQPAMVHSREDLIAAGWPPEAEVEPRTVDIHIGHVRRALNRHGADIIRTVRSVGYSLDERVHWLD; from the coding sequence ATGACTGCGGGAATCCTGATTCAGACCGAAAATGTGCAGCTCTTTCTTCTCCTGAAGCATATCCTTGCCGCCGAGAGGTTCGAAGTTGGGATTTGCAGTCATCCGCGGGAGCTGCTCGATGCGATCCACGCCGAAACACCGGCAGCCGTCCTGCTTGACTGCTCCAATCGAAACGGAGACCTTCCCGACGTTTGCCGACGCATAAAGGCGGCAAGAGGTGGCAATATAGCCATTGCCGCCTTCGCAAACGCACCGAATGCCGATCACGGCTTGACACGTGTAGCTGGAATTGACGCGGTCATATGCAGCCCTTTCGATCCTGCCGTTTTGCTCGACTTCCTGACGCGACTTCGAGCGAGCATGCCAAGTCGTTTGGATATTACACCCGAGACGGTCCTCCGCTACGCAGACGTGGTGATGAATGTTGCGGGCGTTCGGGTAACTCGGAACGGCCACGTTGTCGATCTTACCGCCTTACAGTTCCGATTGCTCCTTCATCTCATGAGGCAGCCTGCCATGGTGCACAGTCGTGAAGACCTGATTGCAGCCGGTTGGCCGCCTGAGGCCGAGGTCGAGCCACGCACGGTGGATATTCACATTGGCCACGTCAGGCGTGCGTTGAATCGTCATGGCGCCGACATCATTCGCACGGTGCGATCTGTTGGCTACTCCCTCGACGAACGGGTTCACTGGTTGGACTGA
- a CDS encoding SDR family oxidoreductase gives MTARAISRIAVVTGGTSGIGLATARHLLKCGYRVAVFGQSSTHVERSAGELSTRFDPERVFARSVDLANPSQVFAFFRELEEHWGRAAVLVCNAGISPKGPDGATPFPQITLDEWNAVLSVNLTGAMLCCQAALPGMVAQGFGRIVFVGSVAGRAVPKIAGTAYVASKAALAGLARSLVGRYAANGITINLVAPGRIATEMAGPRDSAVNRAAVSRIPVGRMGEPEEVAAAIGFLVSEEAAYVNGVTIDVNGGEYAPL, from the coding sequence ATGACGGCTCGGGCAATATCGAGAATCGCGGTTGTGACCGGCGGAACTTCGGGGATCGGGCTGGCGACAGCCCGTCACCTCCTTAAGTGTGGCTACCGAGTTGCCGTCTTCGGCCAGAGTTCCACCCATGTCGAACGTTCTGCTGGCGAGCTGTCGACGCGGTTCGACCCTGAGCGCGTGTTCGCGCGCAGCGTCGATCTCGCCAACCCAAGCCAGGTGTTCGCCTTCTTTCGGGAGCTGGAAGAGCATTGGGGCCGGGCGGCGGTCCTCGTATGCAACGCTGGGATATCGCCCAAGGGGCCCGATGGTGCGACACCATTCCCGCAGATTACGCTCGATGAATGGAACGCTGTTCTGTCGGTCAACCTGACGGGCGCAATGCTCTGCTGCCAGGCGGCCTTGCCGGGCATGGTGGCGCAAGGATTTGGCCGCATCGTATTCGTTGGCTCCGTCGCGGGCCGCGCGGTGCCGAAGATTGCCGGCACCGCCTATGTCGCCTCGAAAGCGGCACTTGCTGGCCTTGCACGCTCGCTTGTCGGCCGATACGCGGCGAACGGCATCACCATCAATCTCGTCGCGCCCGGCCGGATTGCTACGGAGATGGCGGGGCCGCGCGACAGCGCGGTCAATCGCGCGGCCGTGTCGCGTATTCCCGTGGGGCGCATGGGGGAGCCGGAAGAGGTTGCGGCAGCGATCGGCTTCCTAGTGTCCGAAGAGGCCGCATACGTGAATGGGGTGACCATCGACGTCAATGGTGGGGAATACGCTCCGCTCTGA
- a CDS encoding aspartate aminotransferase family protein, with protein sequence MLVQATNRLRQPTARSKSRHLFHRAKAVFPDGTTRATVERDPLPIYVERGEGAYLVDVDGNRFLDLNNFTTLIHGHGFAPVSEAVVDLMRSGTCFANPTEHEIALAELLTARIPAIEHVRFVNSGTEAVMFAIKAARAFTGRHAIARIEGAYHGAYDWAEAGQGVAPGKGGWDPGPTATPAYRGTPPSVADEVHLLRFNDVEGLERRLGEISDRIACVLIDPMPSRAGLIHPEPAFIEALSNTARKYGILILADEVLNLRQSYGGASARYGLTPDLITAGKIIGGGFPIGAIGGRAEVMRVFGSDETKPLLPQGGTFSANPVSMVAGRVAMEAMTQDAYDRLEQIGDRLRDGLQACIARHEAAFSVTGAASLFRIHPKRLAPREFRDAYLSASEAALMRTMGRQFLELGILLPRGAAACLSTAMTDSDIDLILNAFDEFLATEAKSGKERPQ encoded by the coding sequence ATGCTCGTTCAAGCAACAAACAGGCTGCGGCAGCCGACTGCTCGCAGCAAGTCTAGACATCTATTCCATCGCGCCAAGGCCGTGTTCCCCGACGGAACCACGCGCGCCACCGTGGAGAGGGACCCCTTGCCGATCTATGTCGAGCGCGGCGAGGGGGCCTATCTCGTCGACGTCGATGGCAACCGTTTCCTCGACCTCAACAACTTCACCACCCTCATTCATGGACACGGCTTCGCACCGGTCTCGGAGGCGGTTGTCGACCTCATGCGCTCGGGCACCTGTTTTGCCAATCCGACCGAGCACGAGATTGCCCTTGCCGAACTGCTGACGGCCCGCATTCCCGCGATCGAGCACGTCCGCTTCGTCAACAGTGGAACGGAAGCGGTGATGTTTGCGATCAAGGCGGCACGCGCCTTTACCGGGAGGCACGCCATCGCGCGGATCGAAGGTGCCTATCACGGAGCCTATGACTGGGCGGAGGCGGGACAGGGGGTTGCGCCAGGCAAGGGCGGTTGGGATCCAGGGCCTACTGCGACCCCGGCCTATCGGGGCACTCCGCCGAGCGTCGCCGACGAGGTTCACCTCCTTCGTTTCAATGATGTCGAAGGGTTGGAAAGGCGCTTGGGAGAAATCAGCGACCGCATCGCCTGCGTACTGATCGACCCGATGCCAAGCCGGGCGGGGTTGATCCATCCAGAGCCTGCTTTCATCGAAGCGCTGTCGAACACGGCACGCAAATACGGGATCCTGATCCTTGCCGACGAGGTACTTAATCTTCGGCAAAGTTATGGCGGAGCCTCTGCGCGCTACGGGCTGACGCCCGACCTGATCACCGCGGGAAAAATCATCGGAGGCGGCTTTCCGATCGGCGCCATTGGTGGCCGCGCGGAGGTGATGCGCGTGTTCGGAAGCGATGAGACAAAGCCGTTGCTGCCGCAAGGCGGCACCTTTTCCGCCAATCCTGTTTCGATGGTTGCCGGCCGAGTGGCCATGGAGGCCATGACGCAAGACGCCTATGATCGCCTCGAGCAGATCGGCGACAGGCTGCGGGATGGCCTCCAGGCCTGCATTGCCAGGCACGAAGCCGCCTTCTCGGTGACGGGCGCCGCCTCGCTGTTCCGTATCCACCCCAAACGTCTTGCGCCGCGTGAGTTTCGCGATGCTTATCTGAGCGCTTCAGAAGCGGCGTTGATGCGGACGATGGGTCGCCAATTCCTGGAGCTCGGCATCCTTCTTCCCCGTGGCGCCGCGGCCTGCCTGTCGACGGCCATGACCGACAGCGACATCGACCTAATCCTCAATGCATTTGATGAGTTTCTTGCCACAGAGGCAAAATCCGGAAAGGAGCGTCCGCAATGA
- a CDS encoding GntR family transcriptional regulator, translated as MSDVPSESAQVERAMERLGDAAYREMKERIIRGVYRPGHKLTVRAVAQDLDVSTTPARDAINRLTNEGALVYAGPKTVVVPVLDAAALREITLTRLALEGLASEQAAQRGTPEEVEKLKSLQALINAALEEGRYAEALWHNKEFHFSIYRLSGLPHLVSIIESLWLRIGPSLHNLYPEFAQEKYGVRNHEVAMEALEERDSAGLRAAMENDIRDGFRRLKRANRERGEG; from the coding sequence ATGTCCGATGTCCCGAGTGAATCCGCACAAGTGGAGCGGGCGATGGAAAGGTTGGGTGATGCTGCCTATCGCGAGATGAAGGAGCGGATCATTCGCGGCGTTTACAGGCCGGGGCACAAGTTAACCGTGCGCGCCGTCGCGCAGGACCTGGATGTCAGCACAACACCCGCGCGTGACGCGATCAATCGCCTGACGAACGAGGGGGCGCTCGTCTATGCAGGACCGAAGACGGTTGTCGTTCCGGTTCTGGATGCGGCCGCGCTTCGAGAAATAACGCTCACGCGTCTGGCGCTCGAGGGGTTGGCCTCGGAGCAGGCTGCACAGCGTGGCACTCCGGAGGAAGTGGAGAAACTCAAGTCCCTGCAAGCGCTTATCAATGCCGCGCTTGAGGAAGGGCGCTACGCGGAGGCGCTTTGGCATAACAAGGAATTTCACTTTTCGATCTACCGTCTTTCGGGTCTTCCACACCTCGTCTCGATCATCGAGAGCCTGTGGCTGAGGATTGGTCCTTCCCTGCACAACCTCTACCCTGAGTTTGCGCAGGAGAAATACGGCGTTCGCAACCATGAGGTCGCCATGGAGGCGCTTGAGGAGCGCGATTCGGCAGGTCTCAGAGCGGCTATGGAGAATGACATTCGTGACGGATTTCGCCGGCTGAAGCGCGCGAACCGGGAAAGGGGTGAAGGCTGA
- a CDS encoding ABC transporter ATP-binding protein: MIGQSLSLVGLQKRYGATFAVRELSLDIAAGEFVSLLGPSGSGKTTVLTMVAGFDRPNAGMILIGGRDVTRLAPNHRNIGMVFQKYALFPHLTIRQNIAFPLRMRGKLQKSAIARRVDEMLELIQLSGYAERYPNQLSGGQQQRVAVARALAFEPPVLLMDEPLGALDKKLREAMQFEIKRLQERLGATVVYVTHDQDEALTMSDRVAIMSDGHLMQCGTPAELYRQPSSEFVADFIGRMNFIDGDCLDSRGGKTVVRLSEGSVLNLRSTNDREREYPPGTALRVAIRPERIRLAKRGQGGANALPAVVDTSVFVGSTYIVVVRLADRPEAILQVQIAADGFIPFERNDGVDVLLDDEAVHAFPLAERCAA, from the coding sequence TTGATCGGTCAATCTCTATCCCTTGTGGGACTTCAAAAACGATACGGAGCGACATTCGCGGTTCGTGAACTGTCGCTCGACATTGCCGCCGGCGAGTTCGTCTCCCTATTGGGACCGTCCGGCTCGGGCAAGACAACGGTCCTGACCATGGTCGCCGGATTTGATCGCCCCAACGCCGGCATGATCCTCATCGGCGGGCGCGATGTGACGCGACTTGCCCCCAATCATCGCAATATCGGCATGGTGTTCCAGAAATACGCGCTCTTCCCGCACCTTACGATCCGCCAGAACATTGCCTTCCCGCTCAGGATGCGAGGCAAACTGCAGAAATCTGCGATAGCCCGGCGGGTCGATGAGATGCTCGAGCTTATCCAGCTCTCCGGCTACGCGGAGCGCTACCCCAACCAGCTCTCCGGTGGCCAGCAGCAACGCGTTGCTGTGGCGCGCGCGCTGGCCTTCGAGCCCCCCGTCCTCCTGATGGACGAACCGCTTGGCGCGCTCGACAAGAAGCTGAGGGAGGCCATGCAGTTCGAGATCAAGCGTCTCCAGGAGCGGCTTGGCGCGACGGTCGTCTACGTCACCCATGATCAGGACGAGGCGCTGACGATGTCAGACCGGGTGGCAATCATGTCGGATGGCCACCTGATGCAGTGCGGCACGCCGGCGGAACTCTACCGGCAACCGAGTTCCGAATTCGTCGCGGATTTTATCGGCCGTATGAACTTCATCGACGGCGATTGCCTCGACAGCAGGGGCGGGAAGACCGTCGTCCGGTTGTCCGAGGGAAGCGTGCTGAACCTGCGTTCTACGAATGATCGCGAGCGCGAGTACCCACCGGGAACGGCTCTGCGCGTGGCGATCCGGCCGGAACGCATACGCCTTGCCAAGCGTGGCCAGGGCGGTGCGAATGCGCTTCCGGCTGTCGTGGACACCTCGGTATTCGTTGGCTCCACATACATCGTCGTCGTTCGCCTTGCCGATCGGCCAGAGGCGATCTTGCAGGTGCAGATCGCGGCGGACGGGTTCATCCCATTCGAGCGGAACGACGGCGTCGATGTCCTCCTAGACGACGAGGCTGTGCACGCCTTTCCTTTAGCGGAGAGGTGCGCGGCATGA
- a CDS encoding ABC transporter permease, whose amino-acid sequence MTNSRPQAPPRPLSFWKSGFSSARFYSLPTSIALAAPLIAALAIGFLYPVLKLVALSFSGGTLTQYRRIVTEPLHLSVLLSTIEVALVVTVASLLFGFPVAYLMARLRKGLAMIVAACVFIPLWTSVLIRSYAWVVLLQRNGMINKLLTDTGATDGPLKLIYTQGAVILAMTHVLMPFMILPIYSALRALPTDYVRAARNLGAGPARAFTAVTLPLSLPGIFAGSVMCFVLALGFYITPALVGGPGSMLMATLIGQQTTVLLDWPFAAALSTVLLAVTLLFVLLFRRTLSLSKGLNSVY is encoded by the coding sequence ATGACAAATTCCAGGCCACAAGCACCGCCACGTCCGCTCTCCTTTTGGAAATCGGGATTCTCGTCGGCGCGCTTTTATTCGCTGCCCACATCCATCGCCCTGGCCGCGCCGCTCATCGCGGCGCTTGCGATCGGATTTCTTTATCCGGTCCTGAAGCTGGTCGCGCTGAGCTTTTCCGGAGGAACGCTCACTCAATATCGGCGCATTGTCACCGAGCCGCTTCACCTCAGCGTTCTCTTAAGCACGATCGAGGTCGCCCTGGTGGTGACGGTCGCCAGTCTGCTCTTCGGTTTCCCGGTTGCCTATCTCATGGCGCGCCTGAGGAAGGGCCTGGCCATGATCGTCGCAGCCTGCGTGTTCATTCCGTTGTGGACCTCCGTCCTCATTCGCTCCTACGCCTGGGTCGTGCTGCTGCAGCGAAACGGCATGATCAACAAGCTGCTCACCGATACGGGTGCAACGGACGGGCCGTTGAAGCTGATCTACACCCAAGGCGCGGTCATTCTCGCGATGACGCATGTGCTGATGCCGTTCATGATCCTGCCGATCTATTCGGCGTTGCGTGCGCTCCCCACTGACTACGTGCGGGCCGCCCGCAATCTCGGGGCGGGTCCCGCCCGGGCCTTCACAGCCGTGACACTGCCGCTCAGTCTCCCCGGCATCTTTGCCGGCAGCGTGATGTGCTTCGTGCTGGCGCTCGGCTTCTACATTACTCCAGCGCTAGTGGGCGGGCCCGGCTCGATGCTGATGGCAACCCTCATCGGACAGCAGACGACGGTGCTGCTCGACTGGCCCTTCGCGGCGGCGCTTTCGACCGTCCTTCTCGCCGTCACGCTCCTTTTTGTTCTGCTGTTTCGCAGGACGCTATCGCTCAGCAAGGGATTGAACAGTGTCTATTGA
- a CDS encoding ABC transporter permease produces MSIDQARLSGSFPAILDVFASPALRAYSTALGLLAAGAAIAAILFFLLLPTLIVIPMSLSETNYIEFPPRGVTLKWYSVYFNDPDWMAATWFSLKIALATTATATITGTMAALAIVRGFLPFKTAVQALALGPMIVPHIVLGVALYLTFSPLQLTGSFPGFLVAHTVLAIPYVIITVTAALQRFDPTLELAALNCGANRLQAFFLIVLPNIAPGVAAAAVFAFLASFDEATVAFFISDVGGKSIGRKMFEDIDFNLTPVIAAVSTVLVATSLLLMGAVHLVNARKPRS; encoded by the coding sequence GTGTCTATTGATCAAGCACGGCTGTCGGGCAGTTTTCCCGCGATCCTGGATGTCTTCGCCTCCCCCGCTCTGCGCGCCTACTCGACGGCATTGGGACTCCTTGCCGCAGGCGCGGCGATTGCAGCCATTCTCTTCTTTCTGCTGCTGCCGACGCTCATCGTTATCCCGATGTCGCTCAGCGAAACAAACTATATCGAGTTCCCGCCGCGCGGCGTAACACTCAAATGGTACAGCGTCTATTTCAACGATCCCGATTGGATGGCGGCGACGTGGTTCAGCCTCAAGATCGCCCTTGCGACGACGGCAACGGCCACGATCACCGGCACCATGGCGGCGCTGGCCATCGTTCGCGGATTCCTTCCGTTCAAAACCGCGGTGCAGGCGCTCGCGCTCGGGCCCATGATCGTGCCCCACATCGTCCTCGGCGTAGCGCTCTATCTGACCTTCTCGCCGTTGCAGCTGACCGGCAGCTTCCCCGGATTTCTCGTCGCCCACACGGTGTTGGCAATCCCTTATGTGATTATCACCGTCACGGCGGCGCTGCAGCGCTTCGATCCGACGCTCGAACTGGCAGCGCTGAACTGCGGGGCGAACAGGCTGCAGGCATTCTTCCTCATCGTGCTGCCGAACATAGCCCCGGGCGTGGCGGCCGCCGCGGTGTTCGCCTTCCTCGCCTCATTCGACGAAGCGACCGTAGCTTTCTTCATCTCGGACGTCGGCGGCAAATCGATCGGGCGCAAGATGTTCGAGGATATCGACTTCAACCTGACGCCCGTCATTGCCGCAGTCTCGACGGTGCTTGTCGCCACATCGCTCCTACTCATGGGCGCGGTTCATCTCGTGAACGCCCGTAAACCCCGCTCCTGA
- a CDS encoding ABC transporter substrate-binding protein, translating into MLSLLPRSAKIFRPALAGLLYIASIAPPAFAAEQVIIASTGGAYDRALKEAWFDPFTKATGIEVVTVVATNAEMRAKAAAMVKTGNVSWDLYLDGEIQAASKAHREITEDLTEFCRQFADRPGLSANACAAGGALLQSTATLLAYRTGKPGEPVPESWADMWDTEKFPGDRAFPNFDDPWRVMAAALLADGVSRDELFPLDIDRAIAKLEQIRPSVSLWWKTGDQSVQGFRNGDYSLGQIWLTRAKAMQDEGLPIAWSYKASFLVGDRIALLKGAPNRDNALKLVAFWLNSPAAQAKACEALSCTPPSRDAVSLMSAEARRTMPQADDVRDHIIVPDAEWINTNAALLLQRWNEWIR; encoded by the coding sequence ATGCTCTCTCTGCTTCCGCGTTCCGCAAAAATCTTCAGGCCGGCGCTTGCCGGTCTCCTGTACATTGCGTCCATTGCTCCACCGGCATTCGCCGCGGAACAAGTCATCATCGCATCAACCGGGGGTGCCTATGACCGGGCGTTGAAGGAGGCTTGGTTCGATCCGTTCACCAAAGCAACAGGCATCGAGGTCGTCACCGTCGTAGCAACCAACGCTGAGATGCGCGCCAAGGCTGCGGCGATGGTGAAGACCGGAAATGTCAGTTGGGACCTCTACCTCGACGGAGAGATCCAAGCCGCGTCGAAAGCACATCGCGAAATCACCGAGGATCTGACGGAGTTCTGCCGGCAGTTTGCCGATCGCCCGGGCCTCAGTGCCAATGCCTGTGCCGCCGGCGGCGCACTCCTGCAATCAACGGCAACCTTGCTGGCCTATAGAACCGGCAAGCCGGGCGAGCCTGTTCCGGAAAGCTGGGCGGATATGTGGGACACGGAGAAGTTTCCGGGAGACCGTGCCTTTCCGAATTTCGACGACCCCTGGCGCGTCATGGCGGCCGCCCTCCTTGCCGATGGCGTCAGCCGCGACGAGTTGTTTCCGCTCGATATCGATCGCGCCATCGCCAAGCTCGAGCAGATCCGCCCTTCGGTTTCGCTATGGTGGAAAACGGGTGATCAGAGCGTGCAAGGGTTTCGCAACGGTGACTACTCACTCGGCCAGATCTGGTTGACGCGCGCCAAGGCGATGCAAGATGAGGGACTGCCAATCGCCTGGTCCTACAAGGCGTCTTTCCTCGTCGGCGACCGGATCGCGCTGCTGAAGGGCGCACCGAATCGCGACAATGCACTCAAGCTGGTCGCCTTTTGGCTGAACTCGCCAGCCGCCCAGGCCAAGGCCTGCGAAGCGCTTTCCTGCACGCCGCCGAGTCGGGACGCCGTCTCGCTGATGTCCGCGGAAGCTCGCAGAACAATGCCGCAGGCTGACGACGTTCGCGATCATATCATCGTGCCCGACGCGGAATGGATCAACACAAACGCAGCGCTGCTACTGCAGCGTTGGAACGAGTGGATCCGTTGA